From a region of the Anoplopoma fimbria isolate UVic2021 breed Golden Eagle Sablefish chromosome 16, Afim_UVic_2022, whole genome shotgun sequence genome:
- the cdca7a gene encoding cell division cycle-associated protein 7a isoform X2 — MPATRSMKLAAQPPSTRMSLRSFRSVPLVPMETSSSSSDDSCDSFGSDGGFANMRSNLRPTRRMAVKPKVFKASSEEDTCSGFEDSVINRRMKAMKVDSEPPRRGRRSTILKVAMTFPTKKTGKKRPASEPLTQKKEQDSDSEGEENFINKRAMNIKENKEMLAKLMAELNKVPGLFPGRGSMSASTTPRQAPRRSMGTPGGCRRNSERLSRPHTRSRTQVDGPPSPTPEEEPEDSFSLVRKSRYFEEVDEPPRRRSFNGAKAIPHVVRPVDDITEAELQGICNNVREKVYNSSTGSTCHQCRQKTIDTKTNCRNPECVGVRGQFCGPCLRNRYGEEVHDALLNPEWHCPPCRGICNCSFCRAREGRCATGVLVYLAKYHGFDNVHAYLKSLKKELEDKGE; from the exons atgcctGCCACCCGCTCCATG AAACTGGCGGCCCAGCCTCCATCGACCAGGATGAGTTTGAGGAGCTTCCGCAGCGTCCCTCTGGTTCCCATGGAGacgtcctcttcttcctctgatgaCAGTTGTGATAGCTTTGGCTCCGACGGAGGCTTTGCAAACATG aGGAGCAACTTAAGACCGACGAGGAGGATGGCAGTGAAACCAAAGGTGTTTAAGGCCTCATCAGAGGAGGATACATGCAGCGGGTTTGAGGACAGTGTGATCAACAGACGGATGAAAGCCATG AAAGTAGACTCTGAACCTCCGAGACGTGGGCGCAGGTCCACCATCCTGAAGGTTGCCATGACATTCCCCACCAAGAAGACGGGCAAGAAGAGGCCTGCATCCGAACCACTCactcaaaaaaaagaacaggacTCCGActctgagggagaggagaactTCATCAACAAGAGAGCCATGAATATTAAGGAGAACAAAGAAATG ctggcCAAGCTCATGGCAGAGCTGAACAAAGTACCCGGACTTTTCCCAGGACGGGGGTCAATGTCTGCATCCACTACG CCTCGACAGGCACCTCGGCGGTCCATGGGAACTCCCGGAGGTTGCCGGAGAAACAGCGAGCGTTTGTCTCGCCCCCACACACGGTCCCGCACACAAGTGGACGGACCCCCCAGCCCGACCCCAGAAGAAGAGCCCGAGGACAGCTTCAGCCTGGTTCGCAAAAGCCGCTACTTTGAGGAAGTCGACGAGCCG CCGCGTCGCCGTTCCTTCAATGGTGCCAAGGCCATCCCTCATGTAGTGCGGCCTGTGGACGACATCACAGAGGCAGAGCTGCAGGGCATCTGCAACAACGTGCGGGAGAAAGTCTACAACAGCTCCACT ggaTCCACTTGCCACCAGTGCCGCCAGAAAACAATCGACACCAAAACCAACTGCCGTAATCCAGAGTGTGTGGGGGTCAGGGGTCAGTTCTGCGGCCCCTGTCTTCGTAACCGCTACGGAGAGGAGGTCCACGACGCTCTGCTGAATCCG GAGTGGCATTGTCCGCCATGCAGAGGGATCTGCAACTGCAGCTTCTGTCGGGCCAGAGAAGGTCGCTGTGCTACAGGAGTGTTGGTGTACCTGGCCAAATATCATGGATTTGACAATGTGCACGCCTACCTCAAAAG CTTGAAAAAGGAGCTGGAAGATAAAGGCGAGTGA
- the cdca7a gene encoding cell division cycle-associated protein 7a isoform X1: MPATRSMKLAAQPPSTRMSLRSFRSVPLVPMETSSSSSDDSCDSFGSDGGFANMRSNLRPTRRMAVKPKVFKASSEEDTCSGFEDSVINRRMKAMKVDSEPPRRGRRSTILKVAMTFPTKKTGKKRPASEPLTQKKEQDSDSEGEENFINKRAMNIKENKEMLAKLMAELNKVPGLFPGRGSMSASTTPRQAPRRSMGTPGGCRRNSERLSRPHTRSRTQVDGPPSPTPEEEPEDSFSLVRKSRYFEEVDEPQPRRRSFNGAKAIPHVVRPVDDITEAELQGICNNVREKVYNSSTGSTCHQCRQKTIDTKTNCRNPECVGVRGQFCGPCLRNRYGEEVHDALLNPEWHCPPCRGICNCSFCRAREGRCATGVLVYLAKYHGFDNVHAYLKSLKKELEDKGE, from the exons atgcctGCCACCCGCTCCATG AAACTGGCGGCCCAGCCTCCATCGACCAGGATGAGTTTGAGGAGCTTCCGCAGCGTCCCTCTGGTTCCCATGGAGacgtcctcttcttcctctgatgaCAGTTGTGATAGCTTTGGCTCCGACGGAGGCTTTGCAAACATG aGGAGCAACTTAAGACCGACGAGGAGGATGGCAGTGAAACCAAAGGTGTTTAAGGCCTCATCAGAGGAGGATACATGCAGCGGGTTTGAGGACAGTGTGATCAACAGACGGATGAAAGCCATG AAAGTAGACTCTGAACCTCCGAGACGTGGGCGCAGGTCCACCATCCTGAAGGTTGCCATGACATTCCCCACCAAGAAGACGGGCAAGAAGAGGCCTGCATCCGAACCACTCactcaaaaaaaagaacaggacTCCGActctgagggagaggagaactTCATCAACAAGAGAGCCATGAATATTAAGGAGAACAAAGAAATG ctggcCAAGCTCATGGCAGAGCTGAACAAAGTACCCGGACTTTTCCCAGGACGGGGGTCAATGTCTGCATCCACTACG CCTCGACAGGCACCTCGGCGGTCCATGGGAACTCCCGGAGGTTGCCGGAGAAACAGCGAGCGTTTGTCTCGCCCCCACACACGGTCCCGCACACAAGTGGACGGACCCCCCAGCCCGACCCCAGAAGAAGAGCCCGAGGACAGCTTCAGCCTGGTTCGCAAAAGCCGCTACTTTGAGGAAGTCGACGAGCCG CAGCCGCGTCGCCGTTCCTTCAATGGTGCCAAGGCCATCCCTCATGTAGTGCGGCCTGTGGACGACATCACAGAGGCAGAGCTGCAGGGCATCTGCAACAACGTGCGGGAGAAAGTCTACAACAGCTCCACT ggaTCCACTTGCCACCAGTGCCGCCAGAAAACAATCGACACCAAAACCAACTGCCGTAATCCAGAGTGTGTGGGGGTCAGGGGTCAGTTCTGCGGCCCCTGTCTTCGTAACCGCTACGGAGAGGAGGTCCACGACGCTCTGCTGAATCCG GAGTGGCATTGTCCGCCATGCAGAGGGATCTGCAACTGCAGCTTCTGTCGGGCCAGAGAAGGTCGCTGTGCTACAGGAGTGTTGGTGTACCTGGCCAAATATCATGGATTTGACAATGTGCACGCCTACCTCAAAAG CTTGAAAAAGGAGCTGGAAGATAAAGGCGAGTGA
- the map3k20a gene encoding mitogen-activated protein kinase kinase kinase 20 isoform X1, translating into MRVPGTLNFSGFLTVRLKSAPTTSYSREESFPTSCRSTLGAECHYEMSSPSASFVQIKFDDILFYENCGGGSFGSVYRARWISQDKEVAVKKLLKIENEAEILSVLSHRNIIQFFGAIVEAPNYGIVTEYASGGSLYDYLSSDESEEMDMGQIMTWAAEIARGMHYLHSEAPVKVIHRDLKSRNVVVSADKVLKICDFGASKFLTHTTHMSLVGTFPWMAPEVIQSLPVSETCDTFSYGVVLWEMLTREIPFKGLEGLQVAWLVVEKNERLTIPSGCPGSFAELMRNCWATESKERPIFKQILSTLDSMSNDSQLPQQCNSFLHNKAEWRCEIEATLERLKKLERDLSTKEQELKERERRLKMWERKLIEQSNSPLLPHFDIYTWTEEHVYFWMQQIFGTEGGTFGMQLYADLFKENHITGKRLLLLTENDMRDMGVKSKGHVMHLKGEIEKLTNDFLGLVHFPPLLKDELGKEVEMRKTVNLELVFGYHWKPGTGKSDCKWKMYMELDGDDVAVTYIKDVIFNVNRQDLENLKMTKPPFVMDKWIVGIQPNHKVDYTVNYENDVKSPKSTRHSCPLTWSQSGRQDEIKTVELVIETTPANIDWSPIDKSYSDIDTTWMYNVRQRQLMNQKSLPTTAALTSFTSSDACTLPQFLSAHESQGCSYAAAVRRSPIRAHVSSWIDSRSSSPTASLSAKLSSLHLGSKGSSPSSTTSESASDRERERPRSAGAVHDRCRNLYFGNTLTVGGEQRRGNAWTNTRGNYVHNKTSRTTRQPGRPRSNSYSVTSQNHPSMIPGILSVTENPSEEKEGAKASDGGWIKVERQKRLPRQDNKQVRGRQRRGGRGGRGAGGRTSCGPHVN; encoded by the exons ATGAGAGTTCCCGGAACTCTTAACTTCTCCGGTTTTCTTACTGTCAGATTGAAAAGTGCACCTACGACGAGTTACTCAAGAGAGGAAAGCTTTCCTACTTCATGTCg AAGCACTCTTGGTGCTGAGTGTCATTATGAGATGTCGTCTCCAAGCGCCTCCTTCGTGCAAATCAAGTTCGATGACATCCTCTTCTACGAGAACTGTGGCGGCGGCAGTTTCGGGAGTGTGTACCGAGCCAGGTGGATCTCCCAGGACAAAGAAGTGGCAGTGAAGAAACTGCTCAAGATTGAAAACGAG GCTGAAATCCTCAGCGTCCTCAGCCACCGTAACATCATCCAGTTTTTTGGCGCGATTGTTGAGGCTCCCAACTATGGAATTGTCACAG AGTATGCAAGTGGAGGATCGTTGTATGATTACCTGTCCAGTGATGAGAGTGAGGAAATGGACATGGGGCAGATCATGACATGGGCTGCAGAGATCGCCAGAg GAATGCACTATTTACATTCAGAGGCCCCTGTTAAGGTGATCCACAGAGACCTCAAGTCCAGGAATG TTGTTGTGTCAGCAGACAAGGTTCTCAAG ATCTGTGATTTTGGGGCATCCAAGTTCCTCacccacacaacacacatgtcCTTGGTGGGCACGTTTCCCTGGATGGCTCCCGAGGTGATCCAAAGCCTGCCTGTGTCTGAAACATGTGACACTTTCTCTTACGGTGTG GTGCTTTGGGAAATGCTCACTCGGGAGATACCCTTCAAAGGTCTGGAAGGTTTACAAGTGGCCTGGCTCGTAGTGGAGAAAAATGAG AGATTAACCATCCCGAGTGGCTGTCCTGGCAGCTTTGCTGAGCTCATGAGGAACTGCTGGGCAACAGAATCAAAA GAAAGGCCAATATTCAAGCAGATCCTCTCTACTTTGGACTCCATGTCTAATGACAGCCAACTTCCTCAACAGTGCAACTCTTTCCTTCACAACAAGGCTGAATGGAG GTGTGAGATTGAAGCTACGCTTGAGAGACTTAAGAAGCTGGAGAGAGACCTGAGTACCAAAGAGCAGGAGCTGAAGGAGCGAGAACGCCGTCTGAAGATGTGGGAGCGCAAACTCATCGAACAGTCCAACAGCCCG ttgCTGCCCCACTTTGACATCTATACATGGACAGAGGAGCATGTG tatTTCTGGATGCAGCAAATATTTGGCACAG AGGGAGGAACATTTGGCATGCAGCTGTATGCTGAcctgtttaaagaaaatcacATCACTGGAAAGAGGTTGCTGTTGCTCACAGAAAACGACATGAGGGACATGGGGGTCAAGTCCAAAGGTCACGTCATGCACCTAAAG GGTGAAATTGAAAAGCTAACGAATGATTTCCTCGGTTTGGTCCACTTCCCACCTCTGTTGAAG GATGAGCTGGGAAAGGAGGTTGAgatgagaaaaactgtaaatctgGAGCTGGTGTTTGGGTACCACTGGAAACCAGGAACTGGGAAATCT gaCTGCAAATGGAAGATGTACATGGAACTTGATGGAGATGACGTTGCAGTAACCTACATCAAAGATGTCATCTTTAATGTCAATCGACAAGATTTGGAAAACCTGAAGATGACTAAG CCACCTTTTGTGATGGACAAATGGATCGTTGGAATACAGCCGAACCATAAAGTCGACTACACAGTAAATTATGAG AATGATGTCAAGTCACCAAAGTCTACCAGACACAGCTGTCCATTGACGTGGAGTCAAAGTGGTAGACAAGACGAGATCAAGACTGTGGAGCTGGTCATCGAAACAACACCAGCTAACATCGACTGGAGCCCCATAGACAAGTCTTACTCTG ACATTGATACCACATGGATGTACAACGTAAGGCAGAGGCAGTTGATGAATCAGAAATCTCTGCCAACTACTGCTGCTCTGACTTCCTTCACGAGCTCCGATGCCTGCACACTGCCTCAGTTCCTGTCTGCACATGAAAGCCAGGGGTGTTCTTATGCCGCAGCTGTGCGTCGCTCTCCAATCCGCGCCCACGTGTCTAGTTGGATTGACTCTCGCAGCTCCTCTCCAACTGCCAGCCTGTCGGCCAAACTCTCCTCGCTCCATCTGGGGTCAAAGGGCAGCAGTCCTTCCAGCACTACGTCAGAGAGCGCCTCAGATAGGGAACGGGAGCGCCCACGCAGTGCTGGAGCAGTGCATGACCGCTGCAGAAACCTCTACTTTGGCAACACATTAACTGTGGGAGGGGAGCAGCGTAGGGGTAATGCATGGACCAATACCAGAGGTAACTATGTTCATAATAAAACCAGCAGAACCACGCGACAGCCAGGGAGGCCACGGTCCAACAGTTACAGTGTCACATCACAGAACCACCCCTCCATGATACCAGGTATATTGTCTGTGACTGAAAACCCTAGTGAGGAAAAAGAGGGGGCCAAAGCCAGCGATGGAGGGTGGATCAAAGTGGAGCGGCAGAAAAGATTACCACGTCAGGACAATAAACAAGTCAGAGGTCgacagaggagggggggcagGGGAGGGCGTGGCGCTGGTGGAAGAACTTCATGTGGACCACACGTGAACTGA
- the map3k20a gene encoding mitogen-activated protein kinase kinase kinase 20 isoform X2, producing MRVPGTLNFSGFLTVRLKSAPTTSYSREESFPTSCRTLGAECHYEMSSPSASFVQIKFDDILFYENCGGGSFGSVYRARWISQDKEVAVKKLLKIENEAEILSVLSHRNIIQFFGAIVEAPNYGIVTEYASGGSLYDYLSSDESEEMDMGQIMTWAAEIARGMHYLHSEAPVKVIHRDLKSRNVVVSADKVLKICDFGASKFLTHTTHMSLVGTFPWMAPEVIQSLPVSETCDTFSYGVVLWEMLTREIPFKGLEGLQVAWLVVEKNERLTIPSGCPGSFAELMRNCWATESKERPIFKQILSTLDSMSNDSQLPQQCNSFLHNKAEWRCEIEATLERLKKLERDLSTKEQELKERERRLKMWERKLIEQSNSPLLPHFDIYTWTEEHVYFWMQQIFGTEGGTFGMQLYADLFKENHITGKRLLLLTENDMRDMGVKSKGHVMHLKGEIEKLTNDFLGLVHFPPLLKDELGKEVEMRKTVNLELVFGYHWKPGTGKSDCKWKMYMELDGDDVAVTYIKDVIFNVNRQDLENLKMTKPPFVMDKWIVGIQPNHKVDYTVNYENDVKSPKSTRHSCPLTWSQSGRQDEIKTVELVIETTPANIDWSPIDKSYSDIDTTWMYNVRQRQLMNQKSLPTTAALTSFTSSDACTLPQFLSAHESQGCSYAAAVRRSPIRAHVSSWIDSRSSSPTASLSAKLSSLHLGSKGSSPSSTTSESASDRERERPRSAGAVHDRCRNLYFGNTLTVGGEQRRGNAWTNTRGNYVHNKTSRTTRQPGRPRSNSYSVTSQNHPSMIPGILSVTENPSEEKEGAKASDGGWIKVERQKRLPRQDNKQVRGRQRRGGRGGRGAGGRTSCGPHVN from the exons ATGAGAGTTCCCGGAACTCTTAACTTCTCCGGTTTTCTTACTGTCAGATTGAAAAGTGCACCTACGACGAGTTACTCAAGAGAGGAAAGCTTTCCTACTTCATGTCg CACTCTTGGTGCTGAGTGTCATTATGAGATGTCGTCTCCAAGCGCCTCCTTCGTGCAAATCAAGTTCGATGACATCCTCTTCTACGAGAACTGTGGCGGCGGCAGTTTCGGGAGTGTGTACCGAGCCAGGTGGATCTCCCAGGACAAAGAAGTGGCAGTGAAGAAACTGCTCAAGATTGAAAACGAG GCTGAAATCCTCAGCGTCCTCAGCCACCGTAACATCATCCAGTTTTTTGGCGCGATTGTTGAGGCTCCCAACTATGGAATTGTCACAG AGTATGCAAGTGGAGGATCGTTGTATGATTACCTGTCCAGTGATGAGAGTGAGGAAATGGACATGGGGCAGATCATGACATGGGCTGCAGAGATCGCCAGAg GAATGCACTATTTACATTCAGAGGCCCCTGTTAAGGTGATCCACAGAGACCTCAAGTCCAGGAATG TTGTTGTGTCAGCAGACAAGGTTCTCAAG ATCTGTGATTTTGGGGCATCCAAGTTCCTCacccacacaacacacatgtcCTTGGTGGGCACGTTTCCCTGGATGGCTCCCGAGGTGATCCAAAGCCTGCCTGTGTCTGAAACATGTGACACTTTCTCTTACGGTGTG GTGCTTTGGGAAATGCTCACTCGGGAGATACCCTTCAAAGGTCTGGAAGGTTTACAAGTGGCCTGGCTCGTAGTGGAGAAAAATGAG AGATTAACCATCCCGAGTGGCTGTCCTGGCAGCTTTGCTGAGCTCATGAGGAACTGCTGGGCAACAGAATCAAAA GAAAGGCCAATATTCAAGCAGATCCTCTCTACTTTGGACTCCATGTCTAATGACAGCCAACTTCCTCAACAGTGCAACTCTTTCCTTCACAACAAGGCTGAATGGAG GTGTGAGATTGAAGCTACGCTTGAGAGACTTAAGAAGCTGGAGAGAGACCTGAGTACCAAAGAGCAGGAGCTGAAGGAGCGAGAACGCCGTCTGAAGATGTGGGAGCGCAAACTCATCGAACAGTCCAACAGCCCG ttgCTGCCCCACTTTGACATCTATACATGGACAGAGGAGCATGTG tatTTCTGGATGCAGCAAATATTTGGCACAG AGGGAGGAACATTTGGCATGCAGCTGTATGCTGAcctgtttaaagaaaatcacATCACTGGAAAGAGGTTGCTGTTGCTCACAGAAAACGACATGAGGGACATGGGGGTCAAGTCCAAAGGTCACGTCATGCACCTAAAG GGTGAAATTGAAAAGCTAACGAATGATTTCCTCGGTTTGGTCCACTTCCCACCTCTGTTGAAG GATGAGCTGGGAAAGGAGGTTGAgatgagaaaaactgtaaatctgGAGCTGGTGTTTGGGTACCACTGGAAACCAGGAACTGGGAAATCT gaCTGCAAATGGAAGATGTACATGGAACTTGATGGAGATGACGTTGCAGTAACCTACATCAAAGATGTCATCTTTAATGTCAATCGACAAGATTTGGAAAACCTGAAGATGACTAAG CCACCTTTTGTGATGGACAAATGGATCGTTGGAATACAGCCGAACCATAAAGTCGACTACACAGTAAATTATGAG AATGATGTCAAGTCACCAAAGTCTACCAGACACAGCTGTCCATTGACGTGGAGTCAAAGTGGTAGACAAGACGAGATCAAGACTGTGGAGCTGGTCATCGAAACAACACCAGCTAACATCGACTGGAGCCCCATAGACAAGTCTTACTCTG ACATTGATACCACATGGATGTACAACGTAAGGCAGAGGCAGTTGATGAATCAGAAATCTCTGCCAACTACTGCTGCTCTGACTTCCTTCACGAGCTCCGATGCCTGCACACTGCCTCAGTTCCTGTCTGCACATGAAAGCCAGGGGTGTTCTTATGCCGCAGCTGTGCGTCGCTCTCCAATCCGCGCCCACGTGTCTAGTTGGATTGACTCTCGCAGCTCCTCTCCAACTGCCAGCCTGTCGGCCAAACTCTCCTCGCTCCATCTGGGGTCAAAGGGCAGCAGTCCTTCCAGCACTACGTCAGAGAGCGCCTCAGATAGGGAACGGGAGCGCCCACGCAGTGCTGGAGCAGTGCATGACCGCTGCAGAAACCTCTACTTTGGCAACACATTAACTGTGGGAGGGGAGCAGCGTAGGGGTAATGCATGGACCAATACCAGAGGTAACTATGTTCATAATAAAACCAGCAGAACCACGCGACAGCCAGGGAGGCCACGGTCCAACAGTTACAGTGTCACATCACAGAACCACCCCTCCATGATACCAGGTATATTGTCTGTGACTGAAAACCCTAGTGAGGAAAAAGAGGGGGCCAAAGCCAGCGATGGAGGGTGGATCAAAGTGGAGCGGCAGAAAAGATTACCACGTCAGGACAATAAACAAGTCAGAGGTCgacagaggagggggggcagGGGAGGGCGTGGCGCTGGTGGAAGAACTTCATGTGGACCACACGTGAACTGA